CATGATAAAAGGGACGGAGAAACAATTCGGCTACGAGTGGGAATTCTACAATGAGATTATCCCTCTGCACGAGCGCCAGTTCGAACAGTGGATACAGCCCGTGCCGCTATCCTTCTTTCGCGGCAAGCGATTCCTCGATGCGGGCTGCGGCATCGGCCGCAACAGCCTCTGGCCGCTCAAGGCCGGCGCCGCCTCGGGCTACGCGTTCGACTACGATCCGCGGACCGTGGGCGTTGCGAAGGAAAATCTCAAAGAGTATCCCAACTGCGGCGTGGGCTTCGAGTCTATCTACGATATCGCCTATGAGAGCGAATTCGACGCGGCATTCTGCATCGGGGTGATCCATCATCTGGCGCAGCCCAGGGAGGCGGTGGAGAGGCTCGTTCGCGCGCTCAAGCCCGGCGGCACCCTCATCATCTGGGTCTATGCGCGCGAGGGAAACGAGCGCTATCTCGCGTTCGAGGAGCCGCTCAGGAAATATTTCACGTCGAGGGTGCATCCATGCATCACCAGGTACATCTCCATCATCCTCACGGCCTTGCTCAAGACATACCTGGCTTTGCCCAGCCCCAATCCATATCTTCGCGAGCTCAAGGAGCGTTCCTTCAGGCACGTGGAGGCCATGGTCTTCGATCAGCTCATCCCCCGCATCTCGCGCTACTTCACGCAGGATGAGGTGAGGGCGCTCATAGAGGGACTGCCGATCAGGATCCGGCACCTCACGCACACCAATGCGATGTCCTGGACGCTCGTCGCGGAGAAGTTGTAAAAAATAGAGATAGACCCCCTTTTTCTTGCTATCGGTCTTCAAAATAGCTAATTTGACCCATCTTTTCTGCTGTTTTCAGTCTTTTTTTATGCGAGGATGGCGGAACTGGCAGACGCGCCAGACTTAGGATCTGGTGGAGAAATCCATGGGGGTTCAAATCCCCCTCCTCGCACATTAACACACCTGATTGCAGGGGGTTCCGATGAAAGAGAAGACGGATAAGACGGACAAACCGGAAATGGTCGAGGTCATCGACTCCATCCGCCGCTCGCTCGCCATCCATGTCTCCGCTGCGGCGGTGGACAAGGCGTTTGGCGAGGCGCTGGAGAAGGTGGGGCAAGAGGCCAAACTCCCCGGCTTTCGCAAGGGCAAGGTGCCGGAAAGCGTGGTGATGCAGAAGTTCGGCCACGAGGTCGAGGCCGAGGCCCTGCAGATCGCGATCCGTTCGAGCTATCCGGACGCCCTGAAGGAATCCGGCGTAATACCGCTCTCCGATCCTCGCGTCGAGGGCGCGGGCAAGTTTGAGAAGGGCAAGCCGTTCGAGTACAAGGCCGTCGTCGAGATATATCCTGACGTGAAGGTGAAAAAATACGACGGTCTCTCCCTCACGACTGAGAAGATCGAGGTGACGGACGAGGACGTGGAGGCCGAGCTCAGGGGCCTCCAGCGACAGATGACGCAGCTCGAGCCCAACCCCTCCGGCGCGATCGGCGAGGGCATGGTCGCCATGATCGATTTCAAGGGCACTGCCGGCGGAAAGGTTTTCGAGGGGAGCCAGGCCGAGAATTACGTGGTGGATTTCGGCGCAGGCCACCTGCTCGAGCAGTTCGAATCCCAGATCGTGGGCATGAAGGCGGGCGAGGAACGAAACATCTCGTTCCACTATCCGACCGATTTCTTCAGGCGCGAGATCGCGGGCAAGAAGGGCGAGTTCAACGTGAAGGTGAAGGAGGTCCGCCGCAAGGTCGTGCCGAAGCTGGACGACGATTTCGCCAAGGAGCTTGGCGACCACAAGACCCTGGGGGACGTGCGGGTCGAGATAAAGAGGCGCATCGCGGAGTATCGCGAGGGCATGGCGCAGGCCGCGCTTCGCGAGCAGGCGATCCGCGCGATCATCTCGGAGCACAAGGACCTCGCGGTCCCCACCGCGCTCATCGACGCCGAGCTGGGCAACATGCTCGAGCAGCTCAAACGCAACGCGCAGTCGCGCGGCCAGAAGTTCGACGCCTCCAAAATCGATTCGCGCGAGTTCGTGAAGCACAACATCAAGGAGGCCACGGACAGGGCTCGCGGCTACATGCTCACGAGGGCCATATCTGAGGCAGAGAAACTCAGCGTATCTGAGGAGGAGATGGAGGAGAGGATCAAGCGCATGGCCTCTGATTCGCGCAACCAGTTGGCGAAGGTTAAGGAATATCTAAATAAGAACAATATGATAGAGAGTCTTCGCTCCCAAATCCTCTTCGAGAAAACCCTTGATTTAGTGGTGAGCAAGGCTAAGATCAAAACGGAAAAGCCAAAAAAAGAGAAAAAATAACGATTTTTGACGAATTTTTCAGAAAAATGAGGGGATATGATCAAAAATGAACTGATCCCAATGGTTATTGAACAGAGCCAACGGGGGGAACGCGCCTATGACATATACTCCCG
The window above is part of the bacterium genome. Proteins encoded here:
- a CDS encoding class I SAM-dependent methyltransferase, giving the protein MIKGTEKQFGYEWEFYNEIIPLHERQFEQWIQPVPLSFFRGKRFLDAGCGIGRNSLWPLKAGAASGYAFDYDPRTVGVAKENLKEYPNCGVGFESIYDIAYESEFDAAFCIGVIHHLAQPREAVERLVRALKPGGTLIIWVYAREGNERYLAFEEPLRKYFTSRVHPCITRYISIILTALLKTYLALPSPNPYLRELKERSFRHVEAMVFDQLIPRISRYFTQDEVRALIEGLPIRIRHLTHTNAMSWTLVAEKL
- the tig gene encoding trigger factor, producing MKEKTDKTDKPEMVEVIDSIRRSLAIHVSAAAVDKAFGEALEKVGQEAKLPGFRKGKVPESVVMQKFGHEVEAEALQIAIRSSYPDALKESGVIPLSDPRVEGAGKFEKGKPFEYKAVVEIYPDVKVKKYDGLSLTTEKIEVTDEDVEAELRGLQRQMTQLEPNPSGAIGEGMVAMIDFKGTAGGKVFEGSQAENYVVDFGAGHLLEQFESQIVGMKAGEERNISFHYPTDFFRREIAGKKGEFNVKVKEVRRKVVPKLDDDFAKELGDHKTLGDVRVEIKRRIAEYREGMAQAALREQAIRAIISEHKDLAVPTALIDAELGNMLEQLKRNAQSRGQKFDASKIDSREFVKHNIKEATDRARGYMLTRAISEAEKLSVSEEEMEERIKRMASDSRNQLAKVKEYLNKNNMIESLRSQILFEKTLDLVVSKAKIKTEKPKKEKK